In the genome of Fusobacterium necrogenes, one region contains:
- a CDS encoding (deoxy)nucleoside triphosphate pyrophosphohydrolase, translating to MKKIVKVVGAIIENENKEILCTLRPKDKSLGNMWEFPGGKIESGEEKEEALKRELKEELNLEIDIDRYFMEVEKEYENVIINLTCYICKFSNNMSFELKEHSGFVWLKRENLTSLVWVPTDYPIVEKLINGK from the coding sequence ATGAAAAAAATAGTTAAAGTTGTAGGTGCAATAATAGAAAATGAAAATAAAGAGATACTTTGTACACTAAGACCTAAAGATAAATCTTTAGGAAACATGTGGGAGTTTCCAGGAGGAAAAATAGAGAGTGGAGAAGAAAAAGAGGAAGCTCTAAAAAGAGAGCTTAAAGAAGAATTAAACCTTGAGATAGATATAGATAGATATTTTATGGAGGTAGAAAAAGAGTATGAAAATGTGATAATTAATCTAACTTGCTATATTTGTAAGTTTTCTAATAATATGAGTTTTGAATTAAAGGAGCATTCAGGTTTTGTATGGTTAAAAAGAGAGAATTTAACTTCTCTAGTTTGGGTGCCTACAGATTATCCAATAGTTGAAAAATTAATAAATGGAAAATAA
- a CDS encoding MFS transporter, which translates to MSKRLPTSIQIFYGLGVSYAIVDQIFAQWILYFYLPPESSGLKPVMAPLLISLALVISRFVDMVTDPVVGFLSDKVNTRWGRRIPFIAVGIIPLALFTIAFFYPPMNNEKLAFIYLAIVGSMFFTFYTIVGAPYNSLIPEIGQTTEERLNLSTWQSVFRLVYTAIAMIIPGALIGMIGKGDTLVGVRGMVISLCVLVIIGGLITVFLVPEKKYSLGKTSQANFRDTMKIVFKNKAFINYLFGLLFFFIGFNNLRAIMNYFIEDIMGMGKGAITIASALLFGMSALFFYPTNKLSKKYGYRKIMLSCLAMLTFFTLCLFQLGKIIPISMGYPLFALIGIPVAGSAFIFPPAMLSEIGSKISEENGNRIEGVCFGIQGFFLKMAFMISILILPIILVAGNGDILSAITTAPKGVEKSGIYLTSLVSAISFIISFFFYYKYEE; encoded by the coding sequence ATGAGTAAAAGATTACCTACAAGTATACAGATTTTTTATGGATTAGGGGTAAGCTATGCCATTGTTGACCAGATATTTGCTCAATGGATACTATATTTCTATCTACCACCAGAGAGTTCAGGACTAAAGCCTGTAATGGCTCCACTTCTTATCTCACTAGCTCTAGTTATTTCAAGATTTGTAGATATGGTAACAGACCCAGTGGTAGGATTTTTATCTGATAAAGTAAATACAAGATGGGGTAGGCGTATTCCTTTTATAGCTGTGGGAATTATTCCATTAGCACTATTTACTATTGCTTTTTTCTATCCACCTATGAATAATGAAAAATTAGCTTTTATCTATCTAGCTATAGTTGGTTCTATGTTCTTTACTTTTTATACAATAGTAGGAGCACCTTATAACTCTCTTATTCCAGAGATAGGACAGACAACTGAAGAGAGATTAAATCTTTCCACTTGGCAATCAGTTTTTAGATTAGTCTATACAGCTATCGCTATGATTATTCCTGGAGCATTAATAGGAATGATAGGTAAGGGAGATACCCTTGTAGGTGTAAGAGGTATGGTTATCTCTCTATGTGTGTTAGTTATTATTGGTGGACTTATCACTGTATTTTTAGTTCCTGAGAAAAAATACTCACTTGGTAAAACTTCTCAAGCTAATTTTAGAGATACTATGAAGATAGTTTTTAAAAATAAAGCTTTTATCAATTATCTTTTTGGACTTCTATTTTTCTTTATAGGTTTTAATAATCTAAGAGCTATAATGAACTACTTTATAGAAGATATTATGGGAATGGGAAAAGGAGCTATTACTATTGCATCAGCTCTTCTCTTTGGAATGTCAGCTCTATTTTTCTATCCCACAAATAAACTTTCTAAAAAATATGGATATAGAAAAATTATGTTATCTTGTTTAGCTATGCTTACATTTTTTACTCTCTGTCTATTCCAATTAGGAAAAATTATTCCAATTTCTATGGGATATCCACTTTTTGCTCTAATTGGTATACCAGTAGCTGGTTCAGCTTTTATCTTCCCACCAGCTATGCTCAGTGAAATAGGTAGTAAGATAAGTGAAGAGAATGGAAATAGAATAGAGGGAGTTTGTTTTGGTATACAGGGATTTTTCTTAAAGATGGCTTTTATGATATCTATACTTATACTTCCAATTATATTAGTAGCTGGAAATGGAGATATCCTTTCTGCTATTACTACAGCACCTAAGGGAGTAGAAAAATCTGGTATATACCTCACTTCTTTAGTTTCAGCTATATCTTTTATAATATCTTTCTTTTTCTATTATAAGTATGAAGAGTAA
- a CDS encoding ComEC/Rec2 family competence protein: MEVIYLIALEISIILGALKFFSLELGIFFSLILVLGIFIFNREKNIFLLLLPILFLIRVFFLFNSSNSIGDIKTFQISLYEGRGKIEKIDNRYPFNNLYLYLSNKSNGKYEVIGEIKEINKKYGNEYLDIQVEKITSLPQNSIHRYFQKKSEHLLKNSGYDMKRVYEAVILGKGYRLTQEMREKFNYIGISHLMALSGFHIGLVISIISFLLPTKLPLKKRERNIFLLITLTLYYLGIEHSPSLNRAYIMGAIYLLGKILDENTELLKTLTVSYVFSLIINPASINSISFQLSYGAVFVIAGIFPYIKTKIYKGKSKIVDGILLTLSIQFFLTPLLIQEFSVIQLLSFVTNMIVVPIGSLFISLGFIGLLLENFSLGFLITPILNIVFKLFFILVNFFNAIPFMSIKYKNESKLITIFYIFLIAGVFILKFRKDYKKDEKIYKRTKISQ; encoded by the coding sequence ATGGAAGTAATCTATCTTATAGCTTTAGAGATTAGTATCATCTTAGGAGCACTAAAATTTTTCTCTTTAGAGCTTGGAATATTTTTCAGTTTAATTTTAGTTTTAGGCATTTTTATCTTTAACAGAGAAAAAAATATTTTTCTTTTATTACTTCCTATTCTATTTTTAATTAGAGTTTTCTTTTTATTCAACTCTTCAAATAGTATAGGAGATATAAAAACTTTCCAAATTTCACTCTATGAAGGGCGTGGAAAGATTGAAAAAATAGATAATAGATATCCTTTTAATAATTTATATCTCTATCTTTCCAATAAATCCAATGGTAAATATGAAGTGATTGGAGAAATAAAAGAAATTAATAAAAAGTATGGAAATGAATACTTAGATATCCAAGTGGAAAAGATTACCTCTCTACCTCAAAATAGTATACACAGATATTTTCAAAAGAAAAGTGAACATCTTTTAAAAAACTCTGGTTATGATATGAAAAGAGTGTATGAGGCAGTTATTTTAGGAAAGGGATATAGGCTTACACAGGAGATGAGAGAAAAATTTAACTATATAGGGATTTCACATCTTATGGCTCTATCAGGTTTTCATATAGGGCTGGTTATCTCAATTATCTCTTTTCTCCTTCCTACAAAGTTACCTTTGAAAAAAAGAGAGAGGAATATATTTTTATTAATTACCTTGACCCTATACTATCTTGGGATAGAACATTCTCCTTCACTAAATAGAGCATATATTATGGGAGCTATCTATCTTCTTGGAAAAATTTTAGATGAGAATACAGAATTATTAAAAACTCTCACCGTAAGCTATGTTTTCTCACTTATTATAAATCCTGCTTCTATTAACAGCATTTCATTTCAACTATCCTATGGAGCTGTATTTGTTATAGCAGGAATTTTTCCCTATATTAAAACTAAAATATATAAAGGGAAGTCTAAGATAGTAGATGGAATTTTACTTACACTAAGCATTCAATTTTTTCTTACACCTCTACTTATTCAGGAGTTTAGTGTTATACAACTTCTATCTTTTGTTACCAATATGATAGTAGTTCCAATAGGAAGTCTATTTATATCTCTTGGATTTATTGGACTTCTTTTAGAAAATTTTTCATTAGGATTTTTAATTACTCCAATATTAAATATAGTTTTTAAACTATTTTTTATATTGGTAAATTTTTTTAATGCTATTCCTTTTATGAGTATAAAATATAAAAATGAGAGTAAGCTTATAACTATTTTCTATATTTTTCTTATAGCAGGAGTATTTATCTTAAAATTTAGAAAGGATTATAAAAAAGATGAAAAGATTTATAAACGAACTAAAATATCTCAATAG
- a CDS encoding site-2 protease family protein: MKRFINELKYLNRGMPTSTKIILGVIIAYILLSFGKNILFNPSIFINIAILLFSLLVHEISHGVMAYICGDNTAKNYGRLSLNPLHHLDPLGTIFPILLILSGSSFVFGWAKPVPINYYRLKYGRLGEFLVAIAGVLSNILLAIIGMFLFKHFYELLAPLHLLEPILYMISLNILLAVFNIIPIPPLDGSRVLASIGSYDLRDSIFHMDRYGIFIIMILSWTGFLYKFIAPVYMAILSFLDKLI; encoded by the coding sequence ATGAAAAGATTTATAAACGAACTAAAATATCTCAATAGAGGTATGCCTACCTCTACAAAAATTATACTTGGAGTGATTATTGCATATATTTTATTAAGCTTTGGTAAAAATATACTTTTCAATCCCTCTATCTTTATCAATATAGCTATACTTCTATTTTCTCTGCTTGTTCACGAGATTTCTCATGGAGTTATGGCCTATATCTGTGGAGATAATACTGCTAAAAATTATGGAAGATTAAGTTTAAATCCTCTACATCATCTAGACCCATTGGGAACTATTTTTCCTATACTTCTAATTTTATCTGGCTCTTCCTTTGTCTTTGGTTGGGCAAAACCTGTACCTATCAATTATTACAGATTAAAATATGGAAGATTGGGAGAATTTTTAGTAGCAATAGCTGGAGTACTATCAAATATTCTATTAGCTATCATTGGTATGTTTTTATTCAAACATTTCTATGAGTTATTAGCTCCTCTACATCTACTTGAGCCTATACTTTATATGATTAGCTTGAATATTTTACTTGCTGTATTTAATATTATACCAATACCACCACTAGATGGTTCAAGAGTACTTGCTTCAATAGGTAGTTATGATTTAAGAGATAGTATCTTCCATATGGATAGATATGGTATTTTTATAATTATGATTCTAAGTTGGACTGGATTTTTATATAAATTTATAGCCCCAGTTTATATGGCTATTCTTAGTTTTTTAGATAAATTAATTTAA
- a CDS encoding DEAD/DEAH box helicase gives MKNILIDSIKTSLIDRNMESILSYQHKLISNREEKIISLIRRELESCDEFIISVAFITLGGVTMILEQLKDLEKRGVRGKILTGDYLTFTQPKALKKLLEFKNIELKILSDEKFHAKGYFFRKGDIWTMIVGSSNLTQTALTVNFEWNLKINSLKDGKIAHDILNNFYEIYDRTPILDSDSLDEYEKIYTLTKEYNKKRKKEIREYKEITPNLMQRQALENLKVLRNYEKRGLLISATGTGKTYLSAFDVKNSNLQKVLFIAHRKTILQKAKEAYENILRDKKIVIYGDEEVEGADVVFAMIQTLSKEKHLAKFSPDYFDYIVVDEVHHGGAKSYQTVINYFTPKFLLGMTATPERGDNFDIYKLFDNNIAYEIRLHDALKEELLCPFHYFGISDIEVDGELINEKSGIKKLTTSERVNHILEKSKFYGYSGEKLHGLIFVSRVEEALLLEERFQERGVKCVALVGDDSDEKREKAITELENGKIEYIITVDIFNEGVDIPCVNQVILLRPTESSIVYIQQLGRGLRKYPDKEYVVILDFIGNYEKNFLIPVAVSQNSSYDKDYMKRFIMNGTDMIPGQSSIIFEEIVKERIFENINKTNFSTKKNIEKDFVLLEKQLGRIPMLYDFFEKNMIEPSVILKYKKTYDEVLRILKPREEFTVLNERESNYLTFLSSFFTPAKRVHEMVILEKLLRDEKIDIDEIEKILKERYSLSNQKENIENAIKHLAKEIFVSLSTAKEFLPIVERYGEDIVLSSDFRKSYKEKEYFKNLIDDLIKYNLAYVEKNYKQIEEESILRYKEYSKQEAFWYLNLDFNNGYQVSGYTVFEEQRKVILFITLDDTPPFTQYDNKFFDNRRFTWYSKNQRCLSRNGKLTAEGKIAENYYTLEAFIKKKSGENFYYLGQVRKVLNPKEIINYKGNQVVEYELLLKNEIESSLYQYIIK, from the coding sequence ATGAAAAATATATTAATTGATAGTATAAAAACAAGTTTGATAGATAGAAATATGGAATCTATTCTATCTTATCAGCATAAGCTTATCTCCAATAGAGAAGAGAAAATAATAAGTTTAATAAGAAGAGAGCTAGAAAGTTGTGATGAATTTATAATCTCAGTAGCCTTTATAACTTTAGGTGGAGTTACTATGATACTTGAACAGTTAAAAGATTTAGAGAAAAGAGGTGTAAGGGGAAAAATTTTAACTGGGGATTATCTAACTTTTACTCAACCTAAGGCACTTAAAAAACTTTTAGAGTTTAAAAATATAGAGTTGAAGATACTGTCAGATGAAAAATTTCATGCTAAGGGATATTTCTTTAGAAAGGGAGATATATGGACAATGATAGTGGGAAGTAGTAATCTTACTCAAACAGCTCTCACTGTAAATTTTGAATGGAATTTAAAAATTAACTCTCTTAAAGATGGAAAGATAGCCCATGATATTTTAAATAATTTTTATGAGATTTATGATAGAACCCCAATATTGGATAGTGATTCTCTTGATGAGTATGAAAAAATATATACACTTACAAAAGAGTACAACAAGAAAAGAAAGAAAGAGATAAGAGAGTATAAGGAGATAACTCCTAATCTTATGCAAAGACAGGCTCTTGAAAATCTGAAAGTTTTGAGAAATTATGAAAAAAGAGGACTTCTTATTAGTGCAACAGGGACAGGGAAAACTTATCTCAGTGCCTTTGATGTAAAAAATTCAAACCTTCAAAAAGTGCTCTTTATAGCTCATAGAAAAACTATACTTCAAAAGGCAAAGGAAGCCTATGAAAATATTTTAAGAGATAAAAAAATAGTAATCTATGGAGATGAGGAAGTAGAAGGAGCAGATGTTGTTTTTGCTATGATACAAACTTTAAGTAAAGAGAAGCATCTGGCAAAATTTTCTCCAGATTATTTTGACTATATAGTGGTAGATGAGGTACATCATGGAGGAGCAAAGAGCTATCAGACTGTTATCAATTATTTTACTCCTAAATTTTTATTGGGAATGACAGCTACTCCAGAGAGAGGAGATAATTTTGATATATATAAGTTATTTGATAATAATATAGCTTATGAAATTAGATTGCATGATGCTTTAAAAGAGGAGCTACTATGCCCTTTTCATTATTTTGGTATCTCTGATATAGAGGTAGATGGGGAATTAATAAATGAGAAGAGTGGAATAAAAAAACTCACAACATCTGAAAGGGTAAATCATATTTTAGAGAAGAGTAAATTTTATGGATATAGTGGAGAAAAGCTTCATGGACTTATCTTTGTATCTCGTGTAGAGGAAGCACTACTTCTTGAGGAACGATTTCAAGAGAGGGGAGTAAAATGTGTAGCTTTAGTTGGAGATGATAGTGATGAGAAAAGGGAAAAGGCTATAACAGAGCTTGAAAATGGTAAGATAGAGTATATTATAACTGTGGATATATTCAATGAGGGAGTAGATATCCCCTGTGTAAATCAAGTGATACTGTTACGTCCTACTGAGTCATCAATTGTATATATCCAACAACTAGGGAGAGGACTTAGAAAATATCCAGATAAGGAGTATGTAGTTATACTTGATTTTATAGGGAACTATGAGAAAAACTTTTTAATTCCTGTAGCTGTATCTCAAAATAGTAGCTATGATAAAGACTATATGAAAAGATTTATAATGAATGGAACAGATATGATTCCAGGGCAGAGCTCTATAATTTTTGAGGAGATAGTTAAGGAGAGAATTTTTGAAAATATTAATAAGACAAACTTTTCTACAAAGAAAAATATAGAAAAAGACTTTGTACTTCTTGAAAAACAACTTGGAAGAATACCTATGCTATATGATTTTTTTGAAAAGAATATGATAGAGCCAAGTGTAATATTGAAATATAAGAAAACTTATGATGAGGTACTTAGAATTTTAAAACCTAGAGAGGAGTTTACAGTTCTTAATGAAAGGGAGAGCAACTATTTAACTTTTTTATCTAGCTTTTTTACTCCAGCTAAAAGAGTGCATGAGATGGTAATCTTAGAAAAGTTACTGAGAGATGAAAAAATAGATATAGATGAGATAGAGAAAATTTTAAAAGAGAGATACTCTTTAAGTAATCAAAAGGAAAATATAGAAAATGCTATAAAGCATTTAGCAAAGGAGATATTTGTAAGTCTTTCAACAGCTAAGGAGTTTTTACCTATTGTTGAAAGATATGGAGAGGATATAGTTTTAAGTAGTGATTTCAGAAAAAGTTACAAAGAGAAAGAGTATTTTAAAAATCTAATAGATGATTTGATAAAATATAACTTGGCATATGTAGAGAAAAATTATAAACAGATAGAAGAGGAGAGCATATTAAGATATAAGGAGTATAGTAAGCAGGAGGCATTTTGGTATCTCAATTTAGATTTTAATAATGGTTACCAAGTAAGTGGATATACTGTTTTTGAAGAGCAGAGAAAGGTAATACTATTTATTACTTTAGATGATACACCACCTTTTACACAGTATGATAATAAGTTTTTTGATAATAGAAGATTTACTTGGTATTCAAAAAATCAAAGGTGTCTAAGTAGAAATGGGAAACTTACAGCAGAGGGAAAAATAGCAGAAAATTATTATACTTTAGAAGCCTTTATTAAGAAAAAATCTGGAGAGAACTTTTACTATCTTGGACAAGTTAGAAAGGTATTGAATCCTAAGGAGATAATAAACTATAAAGGAAATCAAGTAGTAGAGTATGAATTATTATTAAAAAATGAAATTGAAAGTAGCTTATATCAATATATTATAAAATAA
- the treC gene encoding alpha,alpha-phosphotrehalase translates to MNFEDKVVYQIYPKSFYDSNNDGIGDLNGITEKLDYIKYLGVDYIWITPFFISPQRDNGYDVADYCNIDPTYGTMEDFDRLSAEAKKRGIGIMLDMVFNHTSTEHKWFKKALAGEKKYQDFYIFKKGEKGNSPTNWVSKFGGNAWEYVKELESYYLHLFDKTQADLNWENPEVREEIYKVVKFWLDKGVNGFRFDVVNLISKPEKFENDYEGDGRRFYTDGPKIHEYLKGLNQNTFGQKNDIITVGEMSSTSMENCFKYSGKKENELSMVFNFHHLKVDYKNKDKWALQPFDFQELKDILNSWQVGMQEHDAWSALFWCNHDQPRIVSRLGDDKNFWKKSAKMLGTVIHMLRGTPYIYQGEEIGMTNAYFDNISQYRDVESTNYHKILMNNGLSDEEAMKVVMERSRDNGRTPMQWSDEINGGFSKGTPWIESIKNYRDINVKNQIDDEESILNHYRKLIALRKKYRVIALGKTIPLAEKDKNIYMFKREFKNEELLVINNFYGTSCEINLDFDIEGYECILSNGDMNKKLDKNLKLEAYDSFVFYRKK, encoded by the coding sequence ATGAATTTTGAAGATAAAGTTGTTTATCAAATTTATCCTAAATCTTTTTATGACAGCAACAATGATGGTATTGGGGACTTAAATGGAATTACTGAAAAATTAGACTATATAAAATATCTTGGAGTAGACTATATCTGGATAACACCATTTTTTATTTCTCCACAGAGAGATAATGGTTATGATGTAGCTGACTACTGTAACATAGACCCTACATATGGAACTATGGAAGATTTTGATAGACTTTCAGCAGAAGCTAAAAAAAGAGGGATTGGAATTATGTTAGATATGGTTTTTAACCATACCTCTACTGAGCATAAATGGTTTAAAAAAGCTTTAGCTGGAGAGAAAAAATATCAAGACTTCTACATTTTTAAAAAGGGAGAAAAGGGAAATTCTCCTACTAACTGGGTTTCAAAATTTGGGGGAAATGCTTGGGAGTATGTAAAAGAGTTAGAAAGTTATTACTTACACCTCTTTGATAAAACTCAAGCAGATTTAAACTGGGAAAATCCAGAAGTAAGAGAGGAAATTTACAAAGTTGTAAAATTTTGGTTAGATAAAGGAGTTAATGGTTTTAGATTTGATGTGGTAAACCTTATCTCTAAACCAGAAAAATTTGAAAATGATTATGAGGGAGATGGAAGAAGATTCTATACTGATGGTCCTAAGATACATGAATATCTAAAAGGATTAAATCAAAATACCTTTGGACAAAAAAATGATATCATAACTGTTGGAGAGATGTCTTCTACTTCTATGGAAAATTGCTTTAAATACTCTGGCAAAAAAGAAAATGAGTTATCTATGGTATTTAATTTCCATCATTTAAAAGTAGATTATAAAAATAAAGACAAGTGGGCACTACAACCTTTTGATTTTCAAGAATTAAAAGATATACTTAACTCTTGGCAAGTTGGAATGCAAGAGCATGATGCTTGGTCAGCTCTTTTCTGGTGTAATCATGACCAGCCTAGAATTGTATCAAGGCTTGGAGATGACAAAAACTTTTGGAAAAAATCAGCTAAGATGTTAGGAACTGTTATCCATATGTTAAGAGGTACTCCATATATATATCAAGGAGAAGAGATTGGTATGACTAATGCATACTTTGATAATATCTCACAATATAGAGATGTGGAATCTACCAACTATCATAAAATTTTAATGAATAATGGCTTAAGTGATGAGGAAGCTATGAAAGTTGTAATGGAACGTTCAAGAGATAATGGAAGAACTCCTATGCAGTGGTCTGATGAGATAAATGGTGGATTTTCTAAAGGAACTCCTTGGATTGAAAGTATAAAAAATTATAGAGATATCAATGTAAAAAATCAAATTGATGATGAAGAGAGTATCTTAAATCATTATCGTAAACTTATAGCTCTAAGAAAAAAATATAGAGTAATAGCCTTAGGAAAAACTATTCCACTAGCTGAAAAGGATAAAAATATCTATATGTTCAAAAGAGAATTTAAAAATGAGGAACTTTTAGTTATAAACAATTTCTATGGTACTTCTTGTGAAATAAATTTAGATTTTGATATTGAGGGATATGAGTGTATCCTTTCAAATGGAGATATGAATAAAAAATTAGATAAAAATTTAAAACTTGAAGCATATGATTCATTTGTATTTTATAGAAAAAAATAG
- the treR gene encoding trehalose operon repressor has product MESKYIQLYNRLLEQIENKELQEGDKLPSEKELMEKYNMSRDTVRKALNMLVQDGHIEKAKGKVATVASRNQFNFPISAIKSFKELHVGVENSTYVENLEIVKGEKEIIKKLGISKDEEYFKLIRIRKIEGERIIIDKDYIPRKYVANIPLKAAQDSLYEYLENDLGMKISYCTKEITVHKVTDEDRELLDMKDFDMVVVVKSFTYLEGGHLFQYTEARHRPDKFKFIDYAYREKKR; this is encoded by the coding sequence ATGGAGAGCAAGTATATTCAGTTATATAATAGACTTTTAGAGCAGATAGAAAATAAAGAATTACAAGAGGGAGATAAGCTTCCTTCAGAAAAAGAGCTGATGGAAAAGTATAACATGTCTAGGGATACCGTTAGAAAAGCCTTAAACATGTTAGTACAAGATGGACATATAGAAAAAGCTAAGGGAAAGGTAGCTACTGTAGCTAGTAGAAATCAATTTAATTTTCCAATCTCAGCGATAAAATCTTTCAAGGAATTACATGTAGGAGTAGAAAACTCTACCTATGTAGAAAATCTTGAGATAGTTAAGGGAGAGAAGGAGATTATTAAAAAATTAGGTATCAGTAAAGATGAGGAATATTTTAAACTTATACGTATAAGAAAGATAGAGGGAGAGAGAATAATTATAGATAAGGACTATATTCCAAGAAAATATGTAGCAAATATACCTCTAAAAGCTGCTCAAGACTCTTTATATGAATATTTAGAAAATGATTTGGGAATGAAGATTAGTTATTGTACAAAAGAGATAACAGTACATAAAGTAACTGATGAAGATAGAGAGCTTCTAGATATGAAAGATTTTGATATGGTAGTAGTGGTAAAGTCTTTTACTTATTTAGAGGGGGGACATCTTTTTCAATATACAGAGGCAAGGCATAGACCAGATAAGTTTAAATTTATAGATTATGCTTATAGGGAGAAGAAAAGATAA
- a CDS encoding IMPACT family protein: MERFMKSVAREYVIEFEERKSKFIGYVKPVGSKVEAEEFIQSIKNKHPDATHNCSAYKVVDNGQEYFKTDDDGEPSGTAGNPMGDIITYMEVTNLAVVATRYFGGIKLGAGGLVRNYAKTAKLAIQEAGIEEYVERKIYLIDFSYERIGEVESILNSARAEYLDKGYNDRVTYKVRIDTPTLENLQALRDIMIIDL; encoded by the coding sequence ATGGAGAGATTTATGAAAAGTGTTGCTAGAGAGTATGTTATTGAATTTGAAGAGAGAAAATCAAAATTTATAGGCTATGTAAAGCCTGTTGGAAGTAAGGTAGAAGCTGAGGAGTTTATTCAATCTATAAAAAATAAGCACCCAGATGCTACTCATAACTGTTCTGCCTATAAGGTAGTAGACAATGGACAGGAGTACTTTAAAACTGATGATGATGGAGAACCTAGTGGTACTGCTGGTAACCCAATGGGGGATATCATTACCTATATGGAAGTTACAAACCTTGCTGTTGTAGCTACTAGATATTTTGGTGGAATAAAGTTAGGAGCTGGTGGACTTGTTAGAAACTATGCTAAAACAGCTAAACTTGCTATACAGGAAGCTGGTATAGAGGAGTATGTAGAGAGAAAAATCTATCTTATCGATTTTTCCTATGAAAGAATTGGAGAGGTAGAATCTATCTTAAACAGTGCTAGAGCTGAGTATTTAGATAAAGGGTACAATGATAGAGTAACTTATAAGGTTAGAATTGATACACCTACTCTTGAAAATCTTCAAGCTTTAAGAGATATTATGATAATAGATCTATAA
- a CDS encoding substrate-binding domain-containing protein produces the protein MLKKIFLMGAILTVSLTAFADINLYGPGGPHTALQKVAKKYEEKTGIKVNVNFGPQSTWNERAKVDADILFGSSEQSAIAIADDHKERFDVNEIEPLYLRRAIILVKKGNPKKIKGLKDLANKKVGIIAPEGMGKSNTSGTGAWEDMIGRTKNIDIVKKFRKNIVSFTPNSGTARNLFLNDDKVDAWITWIDWAKSNPGYGDIVEIEKDLVVYRDLNLVARKNANKEILDFIKFAESKEVESIYKELGWER, from the coding sequence ATGTTAAAAAAAATTTTTTTAATGGGAGCAATTTTGACAGTAAGTTTAACAGCTTTTGCTGATATAAATTTATATGGACCAGGGGGACCTCATACAGCTCTTCAAAAAGTGGCTAAAAAATATGAAGAAAAAACTGGGATAAAGGTTAATGTAAATTTTGGACCACAAAGTACATGGAATGAGAGAGCGAAAGTAGATGCAGATATATTGTTTGGATCTTCTGAACAATCTGCAATAGCAATAGCAGATGATCATAAAGAAAGATTTGATGTGAATGAGATAGAACCCTTATATTTGAGAAGAGCTATAATTTTAGTTAAAAAAGGAAATCCTAAAAAGATAAAAGGATTAAAAGATTTAGCTAACAAAAAAGTAGGAATAATAGCTCCAGAAGGAATGGGAAAAAGTAATACTTCTGGTACAGGTGCTTGGGAAGATATGATAGGACGTACAAAAAATATTGATATAGTTAAGAAATTTAGAAAAAATATTGTTTCATTTACACCAAATAGTGGAACGGCTAGAAATTTATTTTTAAATGATGATAAAGTAGATGCATGGATAACTTGGATAGATTGGGCAAAAAGTAACCCAGGATATGGAGATATTGTTGAAATAGAAAAAGACTTAGTTGTATATAGAGATTTAAATTTAGTTGCAAGAAAAAATGCGAATAAGGAAATATTAGATTTCATAAAATTTGCAGAAAGTAAAGAAGTAGAAAGTATTTATAAAGAATTAGGTTGGGAAAGATAA